The Alnus glutinosa chromosome 3, dhAlnGlut1.1, whole genome shotgun sequence nucleotide sequence TATTCTCCTACTACAGATGCCGCATATTGTCTGACATGTTATCTTTTTACAATGAAACCAGTTGGACGTCCTGGATGAGATGTATTTATTACCAAGAGATTTAGAAAATGGTAAAGGTGATGGAAAGAAATGTGCCTTTTTTTACTCatattggagaggatccttgttcACCACATAATAATGCTGTGAAATCTTGTGAGGATTTAAAATAGCAATCACGGCATATCGATAAATTATTGAATGCACAAAGTATcgaataaattcaaaataatcgaCTACGTGTGAAAACTTCTATTGATGTTGTTTGGTGGCTTGCATTTCAAGGATGTGCTTTTAGAGGTCATAATGAGACTCTTGATTCAAAAAATTGAGGTAATTTTCTTGAGATGATTAAAATTTTGGCATCATATAATGAAAAAGTTGCAAAGGTCTCCAAAATCTGCAAAGTATACTTCACATACAATTCAAAAGGAGATTTTGCAAATCATGGCAAAAAAAGTGCGAGATAAAATTCGTGAAGATAATGGAGactctaaattttgtattattgttgatgaagcaCAAGATGAGTCTAAAAGAGAACAAATGGTTATTGTTTTGAGATTTATTGACAAAGATGGTTTTATACAAGAACGCTTCTTTGATCTTGTTCATGTTGAAGATACATCGACATtgattttaaagaataaaatatctaATGTTCTTTCTCATCATGGActtgatattcaaaatattcgtGGACAAGGATATGATGGTGCTAGCAATATGCGTAGTGAATGGAAAGGATTGCATGCATTATTTCTTAATGATTGTCCTTATGCATACTATATTCATTGTTTTGCTCATCGATTGCAATTAGCATTAGTTGCTGCATCTAGAGAAGTAATTTATGTTCATGAGTTCttcacaaatttgaattttattatcaatATGGTTGGTGCTTCATGTAAACATCATGATCAACTACAAGCTGCTCAAGCAGAAAAAATTGCACATATGCGAGCTATGGGTGAACTTGAAACTAGAAAAGGAGCTAACCAAAATGGCACTTTGAAATGAGCTGGTGATACTTGTTGGGATTCTCattataattctatttataGCCTAATTAGTATGTTTGATGCTATATGTTCAGTGCTTGACAAATTTAGAAGAGAATGAGCCACTTACTCTCAACGTGGAGATGTTAATGCTACTTATAAAATTGTTACATCCTTCgaattcatatttattttacatttaatgaaGGAAATTATGGGTATTACTGATGTTCTTTGTCAAGCTTTACAGCAAAAATCTCATGACATTTTGAATGTTATTCATTTAGTTCCTGTTGCAAAAAAACTTATCCAAAAGCTAAGAGATGATAATTGGGATAAATTGCTTGACGATGTTGTCTCTTTctccaagaaatttgaaattgacatcATAGACTTAAGTGCCTGTTATATTGAAGGTCGATGTCGTAATCAACGAAATCACATTACAGTGGCgcatcattatcattttgacatattcaatgcTACTATAGACTTTCAATTGCAAGAGCTCAATTGTAGGTTTGGTGAAAGGGCGGTCAAACTTTTGACACTTAGCTCAGCTTTGGATCCAAAGGACAGTTATAAATCCTTtaaaattgatgatatatgtagTCTTGCAAAGGTGTATtatcctcttgatttttttgagtAGGAGAAAGTTAATTTAGAATTTCAATTGAAgtattttgaacttgatgtgTATAATGATTTGAAATTGCAAAATTTGTATTCTATTGCAGAATTATGTCAAGAATTGGCAGAGATAGGAAAATCAAAGACATGCCatcttattgatagattgattcATCTTGTTTTGACTTTTCCAATGTCTACAGCGACTACCGAACGAGCCTTTTCCACTATGAAAGTTGTTAAAACAAGGCTTCGCAATAAAATGAAGGATGAATTTCTTGCAAATAGTTTAGTTGTATATATTGAAAGGAAAACTGCTAAGAGCTTCAATTTAGATtcgatacttgatgattttgtttctctaaaagGACGTAAATTAGATTCTTAAACACTTTATATTTCTATCTTTTTGTACTAGTGCGGTTGTGTGCCAATATGCTTTTGttgctaatatattaattttggcacatattttatgaatttttataatGTGCTTTTGTGATACACATTGTGGtgacaaaatatttaatttctattttaaattatgtttatcGACCCTTCAATGTCAATTATCTTGCTCCACCACTGAGGTTCCTTGATAACCTAAGAGAGTAGAAGGATTCAGCCTAGAAAGAAGAATTTTGGCTTTGAGATcctcaaagaaggaaaaaaggttGTTGTTGAGTCCTTTAATGATGAATCCTCTAATTCTGATGTCATGTCTCTACTGACTAGGAACTTCCACAAGTTTCTCAAGTCCTCTAAAAAGTATAGTAGGACTTCTTCTATTGTTCCCACCAAGAGGGACTCCCATGGTAACTCCCGTGGCAAGTACactaaagataaaaaaagacaagaataaTCGTGGCATTCAATGCTATGAGTGCTTGGGTTATGGTCATGTGAGGgttgattgtgggaatcttaagaacTCCAAGGGCAATGCCATGAATGCTTCTGTCAATGATGAGTCTGAGTCTACTGACTCTCGAAACTCTAAGAGTAAGAAAATGGTTTATATGGCTTTCTCGGCTACTGTGAAAAATGTCAATGCTGCTTCAATTTCAAGTACTTTGAATGATGG carries:
- the LOC133863225 gene encoding uncharacterized protein LOC133863225; this encodes MKEIMGITDVLCQALQQKSHDILNVIHLVPVAKKLIQKLRDDNWDKLLDDVVSFSKKFEIDIIDLSACYIEGRCRNQRNHITVAHHYHFDIFNATIDFQLQELNCRFGERAVKLLTLSSALDPKDSYKSFKIDDICSLAKNYVKNWQR